The Diospyros lotus chloroplast, complete genome genome includes the window TGGGTCCAATGGAATTCATAGGTATAGGAAGAAGCCCTATCAAATAGAGATTTTTTCTTTCGACCATATTTCGATTGTTAATACGATATATAAGGACCGCTACTACAAAGAGTATTACACCCTTGATCGTGAAATATCGATTGCTTGTTGAACCCTGTGAATTGCGTGAAAGTAGGATACTCCAAATTCGGGGGTCAAAGAGTTTTATAAAACGTTCTTGGTGGAAAAAAACATGAATGAAAGATCCCACTAAATTGAATTGGGTCCATGAATCTAAGAAATAGTGAGAATTCTTGATCTCTCTCAATATCTCTCTCAATTCGAAAATCCAGGATTTGAATTGATGTCCTTTCATTGATTCCTCCTAAATTGCATTGATTTATCCTAAAGATTTCATTTCAATTGGAATTTGGTTATTCACCATGTACGAGGATCCCCGCTAAGCATCCATGGCTGAATGGTTAAAGCGCCCAACTCATAATTGGCGAATTCGTAGGTTCAATTCCTACTGGATGCACGCCAATGGGACCCTCCAATAAGTCTATTGGAATTGGCTCTGTATCAATGGAATCTCATCATCCATACATAACGAATTGGTGTGGTATATTCATATCATAACATATGAACAGTAAGAACTAGCATTCTTATTGAGACTAGAACTCATAGGGAAGAAAATAGATTTATGGATGGAATCAAATATCCAGTATTTACAGACAAAGGTATTCGGTTATTGCTGAAAAATCAATATACTTCTAATGTCGAATCAGGATCAACTAGGACAGAAATAAAGCATTGGGTCGAACTCTTCTTTGGTGTCAAGGTAATAGCTATGAATAGTCATCGACTTCCGGGAAAGGGTAGAAGAATGGGACCTATTATGGGGCATACAATGCATTACAGACGTATGATCATTACGCTTCAACCGGGTTATTCTATTCCACCTCTTATAAAGAAAAGAACTTAAATCAAAATACTTAATAGCATGGCGATACATTTATACAAAACTTCTAACCCGAGCACACGCAATGGAACCGTAGACAGTCAAGTGAAATCCAATCCACGAAATAATTTGATCTATGGACAGCATCGTTGTGGTAAAGGTCGTAATGCCAGAGGAATCATTACCGCAAGGCATAGAGGGGGAGGTCATAAGCGTCTATACCGTAAAATCGATTTTCGACGGAATGAAAAAAACATATATGGTAGAATCGTAACCATAGAATACGACCCTAATCGAAATGCATACATTTGTCTCATACACTATGGGGATGGTGAGAAGAGATATATTTTACATCCCAGAGGGGCTATAATTGGGGATACCATTGTTTCTGGTACAGAAGTTCCTATAAAAATGGGAAATGCCCTACCTTTGAGTGCGGTTTGAACTATTGATTTACGTAATTGGAAGTAACCAATTAGGTTTACGACGAAACCTAGAAATCGATCACTGATCCAATTTGAGTACCTCTACAGGATAGACC containing:
- the rpl23 gene encoding ribosomal protein L23 → MDGIKYPVFTDKGIRLLLKNQYTSNVESGSTRTEIKHWVELFFGVKVIAMNSHRLPGKGRRMGPIMGHTMHYRRMIITLQPGYSIPPLIKKRT